One window from the genome of Amaranthus tricolor cultivar Red isolate AtriRed21 chromosome 9, ASM2621246v1, whole genome shotgun sequence encodes:
- the LOC130823863 gene encoding cyanidin 3-O-galactoside 2''-O-xylosyltransferase FGGT1-like: MAKMSKENNGNGNLHIAMCPWFAFGHITSFLHLANKLAEKGNKISFFLPTKTKLKFVSHNHHPHLIDLIPITVPAVDGLPIGAETTADVSDSNRHLIMSAVERIPETIDTHLSNLKPDFVFFDFAEWVPKIARKHQIKSVFYSTVYLSTVAYLLPQPRNLPINCFTEEELKQPPPGYPMPSIRLQAHEARSLANSSKTVFGGEEKSLTLLERVEVAFKECDAIGVKTCREMEGTYCDYVEKHLKKPVLLAGPVVPQLPDDELDENFKTWLQGFGKDTVLYCALGSESSLAIHQFQELVLGLELTGMPFLAALKLPDDCLTLESALPDGFAERTKGRGIVHIGWVQQHLILQHPSVGCFITHCGAGSLSEAMVTNCQLVMLPLVVDQSVNARMMSFDLKLGLEIQKRDEDGFFTKEALCKAVMIVMDTQNILGKQLKTNHTKWKEFLLKQGVEDAYITAFIHSLQRLLTSC; encoded by the exons ATGGCAAAAATGTCTAAAGAAAATAATGGCAATGGCAATTTGCATATTGCAATGTGCCCATGGTTTGCTTTTGGTCACATTACCTCATTTCTTCATTTAGCAAACAAACTAGCTGAGAAGGGTAACAAAATCTCTTTTTTCCTTCCTACCAAAACCAAACTCAAATTTGTCTCTCACAACCACCACCCACACCTTATTGATTTGATTCCCATCACCGTCCCAGCTGTTGATGGGCTTCCCATTGGAGCTGAAACAACTGCAGATGTGTCTGACTCTAACCGGCACCTTATAATGTCTGCCGTAGAGCGAATCCCAGAAACAATTGATACCCATCTCTCAAATCTTAAACCTGATTTCGTGTTTTTTGACTTTGCTGAATGGGTACCAAAAATAGCCCGTAAACACCAGATTAAGTCTGTATTTTATTCCACAGTCTACTTGTCGACGGTTGCTTACTTGCTCCCTCAACCAAGGAATCTTCCTATCAACTGCTTCACAGAGGAAGAATTAAAGCAGCCACCACCAGGATATCCAATGCCATCCATCAGGCTGCAAGCCCATGAGGCTCGTAGTCTAGCAAACTCATCTAAAACGGTATTCGGAGGTGAAGAGAAATCACTAACACTATTGGAAAGAGTGGAAGTAGCTTTCAAAGAATGTGATGCTATTGGCGTCAAGACTTGTAGAGAGATGGAAGGGACTTATTGTGATTATGTCGAAAAGCATTTAAAAAAACCAGTGCTGCTAGCTGGACCAGTGGTGCCTCAACTGCCTGATGATGAACTTGATGAGAATTTCAAGACTTGGTTACAGGGTTTTGGTAAAGACACTGTGCTGTATTGTGCACTTGGGAGCGAATCTTCACTTGCAATTCATCAGTTTCAAGAGCTTGTTTTGGGACTCGAGCTCACAG GCATGCCCTTCTTGGCCGCCCTAAAGCTTCCTGATGATTGCCTCACACTTGAGTCAGCCTTGCCTGACGGGTTTGCAGAAAGAACAAAGGGGAGAGGAATAGTTCACATTGGTTGGGTTCAACAACACCTTATTTTGCAACATCCCTCAGTGGGATGCTTCATAACACATTGTGGAGCTGGTTCTTTATCAGAAGCTATGGTGACCAACTGTCAACTTGTCATGTTACCTCTTGTTGTGGATCAATCTGTCAATGCAAGGATGATGAGCTTCGACTTGAAACTCGGACTCGAGATTCAAAAGAGAGACGAAGACGGTTTCTTTACTAAAGAAGCACTTTGTAAGGCAGTCATGATTGTTATGGACACACAGAATATATTGGGAAAACAGCTGAAAACTAACCATACAAAATGGAAGGAATTTTTGCTCAAACAAGGGGTTGAAGATGCTTACATCACTGCCTTCATTCATAGTCTTCAACGTCTTCTCACATCATGTTAA